A DNA window from Daucus carota subsp. sativus chromosome 3, DH1 v3.0, whole genome shotgun sequence contains the following coding sequences:
- the LOC108215096 gene encoding probable inactive histone-lysine N-methyltransferase SUVR2, which translates to MAPPNARVLKAFRAMKDLGIAEEVTKPVLKKLLKVYDKNWELIEEENYRALVDAIFDTQESEEAEKKKTDDPRRVEALEEENQVDDDSIRPLKRLRLKNQENQASPSMISPGPSSGVAMLKKPKVEADEVGLAEADPQHQMQLVTTPQKTNSETLRTGTHSVPEQRITRSRAKQPVTSQSLTVQEKSVPPQTAPVNESCPDVTKETPLNSISSPMRLRARGKTPQSAQKENISISERSSGGTKMQKPMADGGNVFLTKQKIRSNLALIKPKDEPTDDISQSEVPVANPDPLAQGNSASGKTCTAAPDGQQLVVPQSADQTAQDNDIAVSTAEKRIPCKTVEVLEKSIEDIEVASTALGEVKISVSCKSAIGRPDFHMPSLDDVIRTVEAQCLRSYKSLDPNFSLKKLMKDMCESFLELGTSSSNELQENINVNPDIGMLESNTELDSANATDRQVVPLNAPIYITCDPEMALPEVPSLPPPCSGVADIVQLDAGNKNQCIVNLEREIDNLDHSNSQSIVVFQNQQSTEETKFVDDVYDIAKGHERVVISFANDVNSECPPSFRYIPRNVVFQNAYVNFSLARIGESGCGTCSDNCLLSLTPCACSHETGGDYAYTLEGLVKEELLDECISMNRDPKKHCLYYCKECPLERSKNDGILDACKGHLVRKFIKECWWKCGCSKQCGNRVVQRGISRKLQVFMTPGGKGWGLRTLEDLPKGAFVCEYVGEVLTNAELYDRVSERESLNNHSHSYPVLLDADWGSERVLKDEEALCLDATDYGNVARFINHRCFDSTMVEIPVEVETPDHHYYHLAFFTSRKVKALEELTWDYGIDFDDHEHPVKAFRCRCGSKFCRNIKRSSRSRSAAARKVTG; encoded by the exons ATGGCACCTCCTAATGCGCGAGTCTTAAAAGCCTTCCGTGCCATGAAAGATCTTGGGATTGCTGAAGAGGTGACAAAGCCAGTTCTGAAAAAGCTCCTAAAAGTTTATGATAAAAATTGGGAACTCATAGAAGAAGAAAACTATCGGGCACTTGTAGATGCAATATTTGATACTCAAGAGTCAGAG GAAGCTGAAAAGAAGAAAACCGATGACCCTAGG CGAGTGGAGGCTTTGGAGGAAGAAAATCAGGTAGATGATGATTCGATACGCCCTCTGAAAAGGCTTAgattaaaaaatcaagaaaatcaggCATCACCTTCTATGATCAGTCCTGGTCCCAGTTCTGGTGTAGCTATGCTGAAAAAGCCGAAGGTGGAGGCAGATGAAGTAGGTCTAGCTGAAGCAGATCCCCAGCATCAGATGCAGCTAGTAACAACACCCCAGAAAACCAATTCTGAAACTTTGAGGACTGGAACTCATTCTGTTCCAGAACAAAGGATTACTAGAAGTAGAGCCAAGCAACCTGTTACATCTCAGTCTTTGACAGTGcaagaaaaatctgttccaCCGCAGACTGCACCTGTGAATGAGTCTTGTCCAGATGTGACAAAGGAAACTCCGTTAAATTCCATCTCCTCTCCTATGCGTCTGAGAGCTAGAGGAAAAACACCTCAAAGTGCTCAGAAGGAAAATATTTCTATCTCTGAAAGGTCTTCTGGTGGAACAAAAATGCAGAAGCCAATGGCTGATGGGGGTAATGTATTTCTGACAAAACAGAAGATCCGTAGTAATCTTGCCCTTATCAAGCCTAAAGATGAGCCAACTGATGACATTTCTCAATCTGAAGTTCCAGTTGCAAATCCTG ACCCCCTAGCACAAGGAAATTCTGCAAGTGGGAAGACTTGTACAGCAGCGCCAGATGGGCAACAACTCGTAGTTCCTCAATCTGCAGATCAAACTGCTCAAGACAATGATATTGCAGTCTCTACTGCTGAAAAGAGAATTCCTTGCAAGACTGTGGAAGTTCTAGAGAAATCTATCGAAGACATTGAGGTTGCTTCAACAGCCTTGGGAGAGGTTAAAATTTCTGTGAGCTGTAAATCTGCAATTGGACGACCTGACTTTCATATGCCCAGTCTAGATGATGTCATACGAACAGTCGAAGCTCAATGTCTCAGGTCTTATAAATCCTTGGATCCAAATTTCTCGTTAAAGAAACTGATGAAAGATATGTGCGAAAGTTTCTTGGAACTGGGAACTAGTTCAAGTAATGAATTACAAGAAAACATTAATGTCAACCCTGATATTGGTATGTTAGAAAGTAATACTGAATTGGACTCTGCAAATGCTACAGACAGACAAGTTGTCCCTTTGAATGCACCAATATATATAACCTGTGACCCTGAGATGGCTCTTCCTGAAGTACCAAGCCTCCCTCCACCCTGCAGTGGTGTAGCTGACATTGTACAACTAGATGCTGGTAACAAGAACCAATGCATAGTTAATTTGGAGAGGGAAATTGACAATCTTGATCACAGTAATTCTCAAAGTATTGTAGTTTTTCAGAATCAGCAGTCAACTGAAGAGACTAAATTTGTTGATGATGTATATGACATAGCCAAAGGGCATGAAAGAGTTGTAATTTCATTCGCAAATGATGTCAACAGCGAATGTCCGCCATCATTTCGCTACATACCTCGGAATGTGGTATTCCAAAATGCATATGTGAACTTCTCTCTTGCAAGAATTGGAGAAAGTGGTTGTGGAACCTGTTCAGATAATTGCCTGCTGTCATTGACACCTTGCGCATGTTCGCATGAAACTGGCGGTGATTATGCCTACACTTTGGAAGGCCTTGTCAAAGAGGAACTTTTAGACGAATGTATTTCTATGAATCGTGATCCCAAGAAGCACTGCTTATATTATTGTAAGGAATGccctctggaaagatccaaaaatGATGGAATTTTGGATGCCTGCAAGGGTCATTTAGTAAGGAAATTCATCAAAGAATGCTGGTGGAAATGTGGCTGCAGTAAGCAGTGTGGAAATCGAGTTGTACAGCGAGGAATAAGTCGCAAGTTGCAG GTGTTTATGACACCTGGAGGAAAAGGTTGGGGGCTTCGCACCCTAGAGGACCTGCCAAAAGGGGCTTTTGTTTGTGAGTATGTTGGGGAAGTTTTGACCAATGCGGAACTGTATGACCGAGtgtcagagagagagagcctTAACAACCACTCACATTCATATCCTGTGCTTCTCGATGCTGATTGGGGATCTGAAAGGGTTTTAAAGGACGAAGAAGCACTTTGCCTGGATGCAACAGATTATGGAAATGTTGCAAGGTTCATCAATCATAG GTGTTTCGATTCaacaatggttgagatccctgtGGAAGTGGAGACCCCTGACCACCACT